The following coding sequences are from one Pigmentibacter ruber window:
- a CDS encoding substrate-binding periplasmic protein, protein MKLLKIAIKYYIICLNFFVIIRANAEMIIKHNLTASENETSLSYEYAVLKLILEKSKDKYGEYKLIKSVKMSQSRAFHELSKGSPEVNVIASMTSIEREKQSTPIRVCLFKGLLGVRIPIVLKTEKDRIENIKTIKEFKRLSVGQVFDWPDTHILEANKMNVIKTSVYTGLFPMLVLKRFDIFPLGALEVYQIEKEHESKFKLSVIEKWAIAYPTGYYFFVHKENKLLEDRLNYGFMTSIKDGSFDEIFSKYNNNFLQIANLENRKIFKLKNPILPSSTVFKDKNLWHPLVMKEFSEF, encoded by the coding sequence ATGAAGTTATTAAAAATTGCGATAAAGTATTATATTATATGTCTGAATTTTTTCGTAATAATTCGTGCAAATGCAGAAATGATTATTAAACATAATTTAACAGCCTCTGAAAATGAAACCTCATTGAGTTATGAATATGCTGTATTGAAATTAATATTAGAAAAGTCTAAAGACAAATATGGAGAATATAAGCTTATAAAATCTGTAAAAATGTCTCAATCAAGAGCATTTCATGAATTAAGTAAAGGAAGCCCAGAAGTTAATGTAATTGCTTCGATGACTTCAATTGAAAGAGAAAAACAATCAACTCCAATTAGAGTTTGTTTATTTAAAGGTTTATTGGGAGTGCGAATTCCTATTGTTCTTAAAACTGAAAAAGATCGAATTGAAAATATAAAAACTATTAAAGAATTTAAAAGACTTAGTGTTGGGCAAGTATTTGATTGGCCCGATACACATATTTTAGAAGCAAATAAAATGAATGTTATTAAAACATCAGTTTATACTGGGTTATTTCCAATGCTCGTTTTAAAGCGGTTTGATATTTTTCCATTGGGAGCCTTAGAAGTTTATCAAATTGAAAAAGAGCATGAGTCTAAATTTAAATTAAGTGTTATTGAAAAATGGGCAATAGCATATCCAACTGGCTACTATTTTTTTGTTCATAAAGAAAATAAATTACTAGAAGATAGATTAAATTATGGATTTATGACTTCTATTAAAGATGGATCATTTGATGAAATATTTAGCAAATATAATAATAATTTTTTGCAAATAGCTAATTTAGAAAATAGAAAAATATTTAAATTAAAAAATCCAATCCTACCAAGTAGCACTGTATTTAAGGATAAAAATTTGTGGCATCCTTTAGTAATGAAAGAGTTTTCTGAATTTTAA
- a CDS encoding NAD(P)-dependent alcohol dehydrogenase yields the protein MKSLLFESYGTSSVLKIVEENIPSPAKNEVLVKVKAAGINPLDWKIRNGDLKIMTGNKFPKYSGCEVAGIVEKLGTDINENLIGKRVFGFIPNTMKQGTMREFICVPRSSIAIIPNSRSFEEAAGIVIACTAAYQAISELAQAKAGQSILINGCSGGIGLFALQIAKNMQLKVTGTASGEGILVAKEFGCPNVIDYRKTDLLANNEKFDIILELSGRMPFAQAKKIMQDKSVFINPSPDLGSIIFSIFNNLISGKKIKLLMTKYSQEKLILLTELMNKNLKIKINKIYPFSDTIKAYQETEAKSPIGKNIIKFD from the coding sequence ATGAAAAGCTTATTATTTGAAAGTTATGGCACTTCATCGGTTTTAAAAATAGTTGAAGAAAACATCCCTTCTCCAGCAAAAAATGAAGTTTTAGTAAAAGTAAAAGCTGCTGGAATTAATCCTTTAGATTGGAAAATAAGAAATGGTGATTTAAAAATCATGACTGGAAATAAGTTCCCAAAATATTCAGGTTGCGAGGTTGCGGGAATAGTTGAAAAATTAGGCACTGATATTAATGAAAATTTAATAGGCAAAAGAGTTTTTGGTTTCATACCTAATACTATGAAACAAGGTACAATGCGCGAATTTATTTGTGTACCGAGATCTTCAATTGCTATAATACCTAATTCTAGATCTTTTGAAGAAGCAGCGGGAATTGTCATAGCCTGCACCGCAGCCTATCAAGCAATTTCTGAATTGGCACAAGCAAAGGCAGGGCAAAGCATTTTAATCAATGGTTGCTCTGGTGGCATAGGTTTATTTGCCCTACAGATAGCAAAAAATATGCAACTGAAAGTAACAGGAACAGCATCTGGTGAAGGTATTCTAGTTGCAAAAGAATTTGGTTGTCCAAATGTTATCGATTATCGAAAAACAGATCTTCTTGCTAACAATGAAAAGTTTGATATTATTCTTGAACTATCGGGGAGAATGCCTTTTGCCCAAGCGAAAAAAATAATGCAAGATAAATCAGTTTTTATAAATCCTTCGCCTGACTTAGGAAGTATTATATTTTCAATTTTTAACAATTTAATATCTGGAAAGAAAATTAAATTGTTAATGACCAAATACTCTCAGGAAAAGTTAATTTTATTAACAGAATTAATGAACAAAAATTTAAAAATTAAAATAAATAAAATATATCCATTTTCAGATACCATTAAAGCTTATCAAGAAACGGAAGCGAAAAGTCCTATTGGGAAAAATATTATTAAATTTGACTAA
- a CDS encoding TcdA/TcdB pore-forming domain-containing protein, translating into MRTKNKIHKFLIFIFQIIVLNACENKSDKLLNENDNITYLNKNYTDAKDVNHSFISEFKESMKDEISVPTNFDPSIVDRLKTLEGKTAEEKYKILVEFINVLPKPYYDTPYYKNYKILLGYLDKIYIETAKPIPNTLNFIWLGGPLGDAQIDYLKIWAKVNPDYQIQLWYDPDNLFSYETQKSLKENVDISISKYKGEMKYEDIFAEKVIGKQNELFEYTANELAKNKNAKKDLIRAEFLDKIIYKKPFEKIAEKKYYENLKKMNSDIEILENSFTNLKFKNIRNEISDWNMLQIYEHELDLRFNFAAASDVLRLFIQKRGGVYGDMDLLPTMIPIYELISKNNVLKNYFDLPLAKELSLSLVTHAFFNEIILNNKNLIPSFQVTKNYALMDLKNKINYIIRLTKANSSFKDAIQNLPEEIVSLAKDPKYSELNNLFYKLDKLYVREGEFKIIGGNNSFILNQPVKTQEHWLQQLIDRIESNYLQIFTIEKNNPGLKLPYRKTDTINEGTVKYFRYDGLLSNMDTTISISGPVVYNKILDKVANNNPAATINYLNKIFNSYTPEASVSSWFKRGNSTSTSRQSLVLQLGSEENTQIAASNIFNKLKKNAEKYIVENDKFEKIISEKEKLKLEKLKEMSESDAEYERENEIINDRELNKDIRNKIEIHLVGHSEENNNTLLIGGISAEDMAKKIKSNLFQTTNSRRLDYISIVSCNPAKNSNDTVLLENYSKSLITSLNEMDIPIQIVSVRTTDVRVDKNGDKFYLHDNKYTEHREGDKLYIYRKNKETFLTIKALYLNTEMEIEKLEEVKDNLRSVTLELNEMIEDGASGPLGELPSILRSMQNIYKVKGEASNLANSIKEITDSIRTKNKFNTNYAPLFSTISEEDNSISFIHTKTGEVIRNVELTNEETSKFSSIWNKLNSEMKQLKTVQMTTDKNGVIKNLGEGDGLGITPLILAQTLYGMFKTNNSNKDETNVYDPALGKLIKAQNYLLYSQIGIDIYQKARQTEYMIYALLKTNAITDDESIIPGVSQVVNKLTAARYLTPGFSLAAAALDAFEFSYAVGSQKGIFATQFSFDIINASMSLGSLALGEGVASSVLGYLGTPFAGLAIGFTGFAGAAIEAQEESIQIGKFFNEYLNDHSRYGKMADCSANVKIISLAHSGYFKGNDNNCSGNLSSAVIKKIDFTTSNELKVTYGSHYVYKTKNWHKGIFNSYFSNFQGSDKFPVADSTNKFNLRDALGLQTTTNISIDEDTAVVLPFLMEKSISYGYSYTPGIMTRSNSELDAVNKLSKDRNAQFVFRYFVDLFEYAIRNLHFETNSTDIKIVLDNKDRTLLTPIIPDEYSNKIKYNIYGENGNYTIEVGKNATYNLFPKENDAWIIDAKSLKFPIKYVRNNAFRVGDSTYIYISGRTRKNLTIKEYNKTYQINPNTGKITNIIETEVNSSDQEKFIKELKNLAATFPEHDGIIKVNHFKRNAVDKSAWYDIGKNEIYSPSIKSEKYFNFNKMNFLGKKDNLIYYYDSLSGIVFQQNLLMTSNENTIPLIQVSKNSDPYFDKQHNTLIYKNSESSIPGINGDWEFSIARIGNTRHLLKIDIKENSKSRYRPRLIESLLKVQRSFHISQPVKITDKKNGILAWFIKFRNDNSNGKLITLSSEEQKEIFSAEYAGYTKKKDGKFIYYFTSRDPSTLKLSLFQREEHAVKAKKLNLTEVFNGNQFIISVSIVNNKPVILTSNSYLYSPNLDGDFMLTGINFSLAKDKSDNLSSVIKNILNSHLKHFEVITLTDSFGSLAWYDFKKDVLLLFDPMKKFIGTDNFDKYYFLDEYLNKLYFRKLVKGNLKNYSLEYQKNKLKINLKNNEDELQLQTNALASINLNFDRYEKNDTDASIFNSNEVLEQSFNNFEKREREKALESYNDILSEVAYKIDQDKLDAQVPAGGTKRRSIIFVNDGWYNSSIEIVLKDRNGSTQNFHSWWGQKSNFTVTPLVPISTQKITISIKSYLFGWSKPFFERDFTLAELPLCINSMGTLFNRSAIVKNCNEKY; encoded by the coding sequence ATGCGCACTAAAAATAAAATTCATAAATTTCTCATTTTTATTTTTCAGATTATTGTTCTAAATGCTTGTGAAAATAAATCGGACAAATTATTAAATGAAAATGACAATATTACTTATTTAAATAAAAATTATACTGATGCAAAAGATGTAAATCATTCTTTTATTTCAGAATTTAAAGAATCAATGAAAGATGAAATTAGCGTACCAACAAATTTTGACCCAAGTATAGTTGATAGATTGAAAACACTTGAAGGCAAAACAGCTGAAGAAAAGTATAAAATTTTGGTTGAATTTATAAATGTTTTGCCAAAACCATACTATGACACTCCTTACTATAAAAATTATAAAATTTTATTAGGTTACTTGGATAAAATTTATATTGAGACAGCAAAACCAATTCCAAACACATTGAATTTTATTTGGTTAGGAGGCCCTTTAGGCGATGCTCAGATAGACTATCTTAAAATTTGGGCAAAAGTGAATCCCGACTACCAAATTCAATTGTGGTATGATCCTGATAATTTATTCTCCTATGAAACACAAAAAAGTTTAAAGGAAAATGTAGATATTTCAATCTCGAAATACAAAGGAGAAATGAAGTATGAAGACATTTTTGCTGAAAAAGTAATAGGAAAACAAAATGAATTGTTTGAATATACTGCGAATGAATTAGCAAAGAATAAGAATGCAAAAAAAGACTTAATTCGTGCAGAATTTTTAGATAAAATAATATATAAAAAGCCATTCGAAAAAATTGCAGAAAAGAAATATTATGAAAATTTGAAAAAAATGAATAGTGACATTGAAATTTTAGAAAACAGTTTCACAAATCTTAAATTTAAAAATATTCGCAATGAAATCTCTGATTGGAATATGCTCCAAATTTATGAACATGAATTGGATTTACGTTTTAATTTTGCTGCAGCGTCTGATGTCTTGCGTTTGTTCATTCAAAAGCGAGGTGGTGTTTATGGAGATATGGACTTGCTTCCAACAATGATTCCGATATATGAATTGATAAGCAAAAATAATGTTTTAAAAAATTATTTTGATTTACCATTGGCAAAAGAATTATCATTAAGTCTAGTAACTCATGCGTTTTTTAACGAAATTATTTTGAATAATAAAAACTTAATACCATCATTTCAAGTTACAAAAAACTATGCTTTAATGGATTTAAAAAATAAAATAAATTATATTATCAGACTTACTAAAGCTAATAGTAGTTTTAAAGATGCAATTCAAAATCTTCCAGAAGAAATAGTTTCACTTGCAAAAGATCCAAAATATAGTGAATTGAACAATTTATTTTATAAATTAGATAAATTGTATGTCCGTGAAGGTGAGTTTAAAATAATTGGTGGAAATAATTCATTTATTCTAAATCAACCAGTTAAAACACAAGAACATTGGTTGCAACAACTTATTGATAGAATTGAAAGCAATTATTTGCAAATATTTACAATAGAAAAAAATAATCCAGGTTTAAAATTACCTTATAGAAAAACTGATACAATAAATGAAGGAACTGTTAAATATTTCAGGTATGATGGGTTATTATCAAATATGGATACAACTATTTCAATTTCAGGACCTGTTGTTTATAATAAGATATTAGATAAAGTTGCGAATAATAATCCAGCAGCTACAATTAATTATTTAAATAAAATATTTAATTCTTATACTCCAGAAGCATCTGTCTCCAGTTGGTTTAAAAGAGGAAATAGTACATCAACAAGTAGACAAAGTTTAGTACTCCAATTAGGAAGTGAAGAAAATACTCAAATTGCAGCTAGTAATATTTTTAATAAATTAAAGAAAAATGCAGAAAAGTATATTGTTGAAAATGATAAATTTGAAAAAATTATTTCTGAAAAAGAAAAATTAAAATTAGAAAAATTAAAAGAAATGTCAGAATCCGATGCTGAATATGAAAGAGAGAACGAAATAATTAATGACAGAGAATTAAATAAAGATATTAGAAATAAAATTGAAATTCATTTAGTCGGTCATTCAGAAGAAAATAATAATACTTTACTGATAGGTGGTATATCTGCTGAGGACATGGCAAAAAAAATTAAAAGTAATTTATTTCAAACAACAAATTCGAGACGACTAGACTATATTAGTATAGTAAGTTGCAATCCAGCAAAAAATTCTAATGATACTGTATTGCTAGAAAATTATTCCAAAAGTTTAATAACTTCTCTAAATGAAATGGATATCCCAATTCAAATAGTTAGTGTGAGAACAACAGATGTCAGAGTGGATAAAAATGGCGATAAATTTTACTTACATGATAATAAATATACAGAGCACAGAGAGGGGGATAAACTTTATATTTATCGGAAAAATAAAGAAACATTTTTAACTATTAAAGCTTTGTATTTAAATACTGAAATGGAAATTGAAAAGTTAGAAGAAGTAAAAGACAATTTAAGAAGTGTAACTTTAGAGTTAAATGAAATGATAGAAGATGGAGCTTCTGGACCATTAGGAGAACTCCCTAGTATTTTACGATCAATGCAAAATATTTATAAAGTAAAAGGAGAAGCTAGTAATTTAGCAAACTCAATAAAAGAAATTACTGACTCTATAAGAACTAAAAATAAATTCAATACAAATTATGCACCATTATTTTCTACAATCAGTGAAGAAGATAATTCTATTTCTTTTATTCATACTAAAACAGGTGAAGTAATAAGAAATGTCGAGCTTACTAATGAAGAAACTTCTAAATTTAGTTCTATTTGGAATAAATTAAATAGTGAAATGAAACAACTTAAAACAGTCCAAATGACAACTGATAAAAATGGGGTGATTAAAAATTTAGGTGAAGGTGATGGGCTTGGCATTACGCCATTAATACTAGCACAGACATTGTATGGAATGTTTAAAACGAATAATTCTAATAAAGATGAAACAAATGTTTATGATCCTGCATTAGGAAAACTTATTAAAGCACAAAATTATTTACTCTATTCACAAATTGGGATTGATATTTATCAAAAAGCAAGACAAACAGAATACATGATTTATGCTCTTCTTAAGACAAATGCTATAACTGATGATGAAAGTATTATCCCAGGAGTTAGTCAGGTTGTAAATAAGTTAACTGCTGCAAGATATCTAACACCCGGATTTTCACTAGCCGCAGCAGCTCTTGATGCATTTGAATTTTCTTATGCAGTAGGGTCACAAAAAGGAATTTTTGCTACTCAATTTTCGTTTGATATTATTAATGCTTCTATGTCATTAGGCAGTCTTGCTTTAGGTGAAGGTGTCGCTTCATCGGTTCTGGGATATTTGGGAACTCCATTTGCAGGTCTAGCAATAGGTTTTACTGGATTTGCAGGTGCTGCAATTGAAGCCCAAGAAGAATCTATTCAAATTGGAAAATTTTTTAATGAATATTTAAATGATCATAGCCGGTATGGAAAAATGGCAGACTGTTCTGCAAATGTAAAAATAATTTCCTTAGCGCACAGTGGTTATTTTAAAGGCAATGATAATAATTGTTCTGGTAATTTAAGTTCTGCTGTAATTAAAAAAATTGATTTTACAACAAGTAATGAATTAAAAGTAACATATGGCTCACATTACGTGTATAAAACAAAAAACTGGCATAAAGGTATTTTTAATAGCTACTTTTCAAATTTTCAAGGGAGTGATAAGTTTCCTGTAGCTGATTCAACAAATAAATTTAATCTTCGTGATGCTTTAGGATTGCAAACAACAACAAATATTTCAATAGATGAAGATACGGCAGTTGTACTTCCATTTTTAATGGAAAAGAGCATATCATATGGATATTCATATACACCAGGTATAATGACAAGAAGTAACTCAGAATTAGATGCTGTTAATAAATTGTCGAAAGATAGGAATGCACAATTTGTTTTCCGTTATTTTGTTGATTTATTCGAATATGCCATTCGAAATCTGCATTTTGAAACTAATTCTACAGATATAAAGATTGTTTTAGATAATAAAGATAGAACACTATTGACTCCTATAATTCCAGATGAATATAGTAATAAAATTAAATATAATATTTATGGTGAAAATGGAAATTATACAATTGAAGTTGGGAAAAATGCAACGTATAATTTGTTTCCAAAAGAAAATGATGCTTGGATAATTGATGCAAAATCTTTAAAATTTCCAATTAAATATGTCAGAAACAATGCATTTAGGGTAGGTGATAGTACTTATATTTATATTTCAGGTCGTACTAGAAAAAATTTAACAATTAAAGAATATAACAAAACTTATCAAATTAATCCTAATACAGGAAAAATTACGAATATAATTGAAACAGAAGTAAACAGTTCTGATCAAGAAAAATTTATCAAAGAGTTAAAAAACCTTGCAGCAACTTTTCCTGAACATGATGGTATCATTAAGGTAAATCATTTCAAAAGAAATGCTGTTGATAAATCTGCTTGGTATGATATTGGCAAAAATGAAATTTATTCGCCTTCCATAAAAAGTGAAAAATATTTTAATTTTAATAAAATGAATTTTCTTGGAAAAAAAGATAATTTAATTTATTATTATGATAGTTTAAGTGGAATTGTTTTTCAACAAAATTTACTTATGACGAGTAATGAAAATACAATACCACTGATTCAAGTTTCTAAAAACTCAGATCCTTATTTTGATAAGCAGCATAATACTCTTATTTATAAAAATTCAGAATCTTCCATTCCTGGAATTAATGGCGATTGGGAATTTAGTATTGCTAGAATTGGGAATACACGGCATCTTTTAAAAATAGATATAAAAGAAAACAGCAAATCAAGATATCGGCCAAGACTAATAGAATCTTTGCTGAAAGTACAAAGATCGTTTCATATTAGTCAACCTGTAAAAATCACTGATAAGAAAAATGGAATTTTGGCTTGGTTTATAAAATTTAGGAATGACAACTCAAATGGAAAATTAATTACTCTTTCATCGGAAGAGCAAAAAGAAATATTTTCTGCTGAATATGCAGGTTATACGAAAAAGAAGGATGGTAAGTTTATTTACTACTTTACAAGCAGAGATCCTAGTACCTTAAAGCTTTCATTATTCCAACGCGAAGAACATGCAGTAAAAGCAAAAAAATTAAATTTGACTGAAGTATTTAATGGAAATCAATTTATTATTTCTGTTTCGATAGTGAACAATAAACCAGTCATTTTGACTTCAAATTCTTATTTATATTCTCCTAATTTAGATGGTGATTTTATGCTTACTGGAATTAATTTTTCTCTTGCGAAAGATAAATCTGATAATCTAAGTAGTGTAATTAAAAATATTTTAAATTCTCATCTCAAACATTTTGAAGTAATTACATTGACTGATTCTTTTGGTTCGCTAGCTTGGTATGACTTTAAGAAAGATGTTTTACTTCTTTTTGATCCAATGAAAAAATTTATTGGCACTGATAATTTTGATAAATACTATTTTTTAGATGAATATTTAAATAAACTATATTTCAGAAAATTAGTGAAAGGAAATTTAAAGAATTATTCTTTAGAATATCAAAAGAATAAATTAAAAATAAATTTAAAAAATAATGAAGATGAATTGCAACTGCAAACAAATGCGCTTGCCTCTATCAATTTAAATTTTGATAGATATGAAAAGAATGATACTGATGCAAGTATATTTAATAGTAATGAAGTTTTAGAGCAATCTTTTAATAATTTTGAGAAGCGTGAAAGAGAAAAAGCATTAGAATCATACAATGATATTTTGAGTGAAGTAGCTTACAAAATAGATCAAGATAAATTAGATGCGCAAGTTCCTGCAGGTGGAACAAAAAGAAGAAGTATTATTTTTGTCAATGATGGATGGTATAACTCTTCAATTGAAATTGTATTGAAAGATAGAAATGGTTCAACGCAAAATTTTCATAGCTGGTGGGGACAAAAGAGTAATTTTACTGTAACGCCATTAGTACCAATTTCAACGCAAAAAATAACAATAAGTATAAAGTCTTATTTATTTGGTTGGAGTAAGCCATTTTTTGAAAGAGATTTTACTCTTGCAGAATTGCCATTGTGTATAAACTCAATGGGTACTTTATTTAACAGAAGCGCAATAGTAAAAAATTGTAATGAAAAATATTAG